One part of the Dunckerocampus dactyliophorus isolate RoL2022-P2 chromosome 11, RoL_Ddac_1.1, whole genome shotgun sequence genome encodes these proteins:
- the il21 gene encoding interleukin-21, which yields MKLLWCLLVLCCCSSLADGTGMTLERRKLVEVLEQLNEVQESLQHRQLLVNTPPQNIEDCCCLSALRCFRANLQVQFNVTERKEEKFYRSLKHPITERGLDFCRSGNAMPDCKTCDSHPKENAREFVNRLKSLIQRAISRLSLN from the exons ATGAAACTACTTTGGTGTCTTCTAGTGCTCTGCTGCTGCTCTTCTTTGGCCGACGGGACCGGCATGACACTGGAGAGGAGAAAACTCGTAGAAGTCTTGGAGCAACTCAACGAAGTCCAAGAATCCCTGCAG CACAGACAGCTGCTGGTGAACACGCCGCCACAGAACATCGAG GACTGCTGCTGTCTGTCTGCGCTACGATGCTTCCGAGCCAACTTGCAGGTGCAATTCAACGTGACGGAAAGAAAAGAGGAGAAGTTCTACAGGAGCCTCAAGCATCCCATCACT GAGCGAGGCCTGGACTTCTGTAGGTCGGGAAATGCTATG CCAGACTGCAAAACCTGTGATTCACATCCCAAGGAAAACGCTCGGGAATTTGTCAACAGGCTGAAGTCTCTTATTCAGAGG GCCATCAGCAGACTGAGCCTGAACTGA
- the cetn4 gene encoding uncharacterized protein cetn4, whose translation MASSYRKAAPSTSHKKKPACKIELSEEQKQEIKEAFDLFDTDGTGKIDVKELKVAMRALGFEPKKEEIKKMIADIDREGSGTIDYNDFLCMMTLKMSEKDSKEEILKAFRLFDDDCTGKISFKNLKRVAKELGENLTDEELQEMIDEADRDGDGEVNEQEFLRIMKKTNLY comes from the exons ATG GCGTCATCTTACCGAAAGGCAGCCCCGTCGACCAGCCATAAGAAGAAACCCGCTTGTAAGATTGAGCTGAGCGAGGAACAGAAGCAGGAGATCAAGGAGGCTTTCGACCTCTTCGACACCGATGGCACTGGCAAGATTGACGTCAAAGAGCTCAAG GTTGCTATGAGAGCGCTTGGCTTCGAACCCAAGAAGGAAGAAATCAAGAAGATGATTGCAGACATTGACAGAGAAGGTTCTGGAACAATCGACTACAACGACTTCCTCTGCATGATGACTCTGAAAATG AGTGAAAAGGACTCCAAGGAAGAGATCCTGAAGGCCTTCCGACTGTTTGACGACGACTGCACAGGGAAAATCTCTTTCAAAAATCTGAAGAGAGTCGCCAAGGAGCTGGGAGAGAACCTCACAGACGAAGAGCTGCAG GAGATGATCGACGAGGCGGACCGAGACGGAGACGGCGAAGTCAACGAGCAGGAGTTTTTGAGGATAATGAAGAAAACCAACCTTTACTGA